A part of Marinobacter psychrophilus genomic DNA contains:
- a CDS encoding acyl-CoA dehydrogenase C-terminal domain-containing protein, producing MADYQAPLREMRFVLNEVFDAPALWASLPKVAENVDPDTADAILEEAGKITSAVLAPLNREGDEQGCKWTAAGVTSPEGFKEAYQTIVDGGWNGLGGNPEQGGMGMPKTLVSQFEEMLQGANMAFGLAPMLTAGACLALDAHGSDELKETYLPKLYSGVWSGAMDLTEPHAGTDLGIIRTKAEPNDDGSFAVTGTKIFITWGEHDMAENIVHLVLAKLPGAPKGPKGISMFLVPKFLVKDDGSLGDRNPVTCGSIEKKMGIKGSATCVMNYDAARGWLVGEENKGLNAMFTMMNYERLGVGVQGLGAAEASLQSAREYAKDRIQSRAPTGAQQPEKAADPILVHPDVRRMLLTMKGYVEGGRAFSTYVAQWLDIAKYADDSEQERRIHAEGMVSLLTPVAKAFLTDRGLDVCIIGQQVLGGHGFIREWGQEQLVRDCRITQIYEGTNGIQALDLMGRKVVGSQGKLYELFAQDVATFIEENSDEQSLRPYLKLLAAALERLSDVTEHVINQALETPDAVGAASVDYLDLFGLTALAYMWARIVKAAAVKAEGDTSGFYTGKLKTARFYYDRLLPKTVSLAEGIRSGSESMMALTAEEF from the coding sequence ATGGCCGATTATCAGGCACCCTTACGCGAAATGCGTTTTGTTTTGAATGAAGTGTTCGATGCCCCCGCACTGTGGGCGTCGTTGCCAAAAGTGGCAGAAAACGTAGACCCGGACACCGCCGATGCCATTTTGGAAGAAGCCGGCAAAATCACCAGTGCCGTGCTGGCGCCGTTGAACCGCGAAGGCGATGAGCAAGGCTGCAAATGGACAGCCGCGGGTGTTACTAGCCCTGAAGGTTTCAAAGAAGCCTACCAGACCATCGTGGACGGCGGCTGGAATGGTCTGGGTGGCAACCCGGAACAGGGTGGCATGGGCATGCCAAAAACTCTGGTGTCCCAGTTTGAGGAAATGCTGCAGGGCGCCAATATGGCGTTCGGTCTGGCGCCTATGCTTACCGCCGGTGCCTGCCTGGCGCTCGATGCTCACGGCAGCGATGAACTGAAAGAAACGTATTTGCCGAAACTGTACTCCGGTGTCTGGAGTGGCGCGATGGATTTGACCGAGCCCCACGCTGGCACCGATCTGGGTATCATCCGCACCAAAGCCGAGCCCAACGATGACGGCTCCTTCGCCGTCACCGGCACCAAGATATTCATTACTTGGGGCGAGCACGACATGGCGGAGAATATTGTTCACCTGGTGCTGGCCAAGCTTCCGGGTGCACCTAAAGGCCCCAAGGGAATTTCCATGTTCTTGGTGCCAAAGTTTCTAGTGAAAGACGACGGCTCCCTGGGCGATCGCAACCCGGTAACCTGCGGCTCTATCGAAAAGAAAATGGGTATCAAAGGTTCAGCTACTTGCGTGATGAACTACGATGCAGCCAGAGGCTGGCTGGTAGGGGAAGAAAATAAAGGCCTGAACGCCATGTTCACTATGATGAACTATGAGCGCTTGGGTGTTGGAGTGCAGGGTTTGGGCGCAGCTGAAGCGTCACTTCAGAGTGCCCGTGAATACGCCAAAGACCGTATTCAAAGCCGCGCGCCCACTGGCGCTCAGCAGCCAGAAAAAGCCGCTGACCCGATTCTGGTGCACCCGGACGTTCGCCGCATGTTGCTAACCATGAAAGGCTATGTGGAAGGCGGTCGTGCTTTCTCTACCTACGTCGCGCAGTGGCTGGATATCGCCAAATACGCCGACGACAGCGAGCAGGAGCGTCGCATCCATGCTGAAGGCATGGTGTCGTTGTTAACGCCGGTGGCTAAGGCTTTTCTGACTGACCGTGGCTTGGACGTCTGCATTATTGGTCAACAGGTGTTGGGTGGTCATGGCTTTATTCGCGAATGGGGCCAAGAGCAGTTAGTACGTGATTGTCGCATTACCCAGATTTACGAAGGCACCAACGGCATTCAGGCACTGGACCTGATGGGCCGCAAGGTTGTGGGCAGCCAGGGGAAGCTTTACGAGCTGTTTGCCCAAGACGTAGCGACGTTCATTGAGGAAAACAGCGACGAACAAAGCCTGCGCCCGTATCTGAAGCTATTGGCTGCGGCTCTTGAGCGCCTGTCAGACGTAACCGAGCACGTGATCAATCAGGCGTTAGAAACCCCTGATGCTGTAGGTGCGGCTTCGGTGGATTATCTCGATCTGTTCGGCCTGACCGCACTGGCGTATATGTGGGCCCGGATAGTGAAAGCGGCTGCAGTGAAAGCCGAGGGTGACACCTCTGGTTTTTATACCGGCAAGCTGAAAACGGCGCGCTTTTATTACGATCGCTTGTTGCCAAAGACTGTGTCGCTGGCGGAAGGCATTCGCAGCGGTAGTGAATCGATGATGGCCTTAACGGCTGAAGAGTTCTGA
- a CDS encoding zinc ribbon-containing protein, whose amino-acid sequence MTEPERNQLSGKALEAYDRMLEHVQSRLRTVQETSMETLEEEIDKAIEAEHELQEMTRDELSLLGAYLQRDLEHLLDFVGETGEGLAEWLQLDLSLLEQRLTERLLSIADQTMVDTLALRQKLESHEAGQYISGEVATAGMFRCLNCEHMLCLTSTSHLQPCEACGSHYYERVTSRWPIKVS is encoded by the coding sequence ATGACCGAACCCGAACGTAATCAGCTATCTGGAAAAGCCCTTGAGGCCTACGATCGCATGCTTGAGCATGTGCAGAGCCGCCTTCGTACGGTGCAGGAAACCTCCATGGAAACCCTGGAAGAGGAGATCGACAAAGCGATTGAAGCCGAACATGAACTGCAGGAGATGACCCGTGATGAGCTGAGCTTGTTGGGGGCTTACCTGCAGCGGGATCTGGAGCATTTGCTGGACTTTGTGGGCGAGACCGGAGAAGGCCTGGCGGAATGGCTGCAACTGGATCTGTCGTTACTGGAGCAACGGCTGACCGAGCGCCTGTTGTCGATTGCTGACCAAACGATGGTTGATACGCTGGCACTGCGCCAGAAGCTGGAAAGCCACGAGGCCGGCCAGTATATCTCCGGTGAAGTGGCCACCGCGGGCATGTTCCGCTGCCTGAACTGCGAGCACATGTTATGCCTTACCTCCACTAGCCATCTGCAACCCTGCGAAGCCTGCGGGTCGCACTATTACGAGCGGGTGACGAGTCGCTGGCCGATTAAGGTAAGTTGA
- the holA gene encoding DNA polymerase III subunit delta: MKTTPAQLPQSLKKGLAPVYLVSGDEPLLVQECCDQIRKVARDQGFLDRLTFHADNHFDWNIVADEVNAMSLFAEKRRIEVHLPTGKLGDGRAVMERILAQPADDIVLLLISARLDAAETRRKWYKDLQGKGLHVPVWPVDADKFSGWLQQRAASRGLTLTRDALAILAERLEGNLLAASQELERLALFSKGATIDEGLVEQAVQDSSRFNGFELVSELLTGNASHACKMIGILQQEGENPLGLLTVLARDIHLLLELKAAGQNTAPAAFFKKRGVFQPQRAKALEQAAKRLNRSQLNNAIHLCSEADRAAKGFDPLGPWHYLRDMSALLASRS; this comes from the coding sequence ATGAAAACCACACCGGCGCAACTGCCCCAAAGCCTTAAGAAAGGCCTGGCGCCGGTGTACCTGGTATCCGGTGACGAACCGCTATTGGTGCAAGAATGCTGCGATCAGATCCGTAAAGTCGCCCGCGATCAAGGCTTTCTGGACCGGCTCACCTTTCACGCCGACAACCACTTTGACTGGAACATCGTGGCCGATGAAGTCAACGCCATGTCATTGTTCGCCGAAAAACGTCGCATCGAAGTCCACTTACCAACAGGCAAGCTAGGTGACGGCCGCGCCGTGATGGAACGGATACTCGCGCAACCTGCCGACGACATTGTGTTGCTGCTGATCAGCGCCCGTCTGGATGCGGCTGAAACCCGCCGTAAATGGTACAAAGACCTGCAAGGCAAAGGCCTGCACGTGCCGGTATGGCCGGTAGACGCTGACAAGTTTTCCGGCTGGTTACAACAGCGCGCCGCCAGTCGTGGCCTGACTTTAACCCGCGACGCTTTGGCAATACTGGCGGAGCGGCTGGAAGGCAATCTGCTGGCCGCCAGCCAGGAACTGGAACGCCTGGCGCTATTCAGCAAGGGCGCAACTATTGACGAAGGCCTGGTAGAGCAGGCTGTGCAGGACAGCTCACGTTTTAACGGTTTTGAACTGGTCAGCGAACTGCTGACGGGGAACGCATCGCACGCCTGCAAAATGATCGGTATATTACAACAGGAAGGTGAAAACCCGCTTGGCTTGCTCACCGTGCTGGCGCGGGATATTCATCTGTTGCTGGAACTGAAAGCCGCCGGGCAAAACACCGCACCTGCTGCTTTTTTCAAAAAACGCGGAGTCTTCCAGCCGCAACGGGCAAAGGCCCTGGAGCAGGCGGCAAAACGCCTCAACCGTTCACAACTGAATAACGCCATTCACCTGTGCAGCGAAGCGGACCGCGCAGCCAAAGGCTTCGACCCACTGGGCCCCTGGCACTATTTAAGAGACATGTCCGCGTTGCTTGCCAGCAGATCCTGA
- the leuS gene encoding leucine--tRNA ligase: protein MDEQYNPRDVEQTARDFWADNNTFTVKEEPGKPKYYCLSMFPYPSGKLHMGHVRNYTIGDVISRYQRMLGKNVMQPMGWDAFGLPAENAAIANKTAPAKWTYSNIEYMKNQLKQLGFGYDWSRELATCKPDYYRWEQWFFARLYEKGLVYKKMSTVNWDPVDQTVLANEQVVDGRGWRSGALVEKKAIPQWFIRITDYAEQLLDDMDDMDGWPEQVKTMQRNWIGKSVGTELTFPLKNSEDGLTVYTTRPDTLMGVTYMAIAAEHPLAKASAGRHPGVARFVDECRNSKTAEADMATMEKKGIDTGFKVVHPLTQEDIPVWIANFVLTDYGTGALMAVPGHDERDHEFALKYRLPIKQVISASDKPDIDVQEKAFTEKGVLVSSGKYSGMTSDEAFESIADHLEHKGIGRRTINYRLRDWGVSRQRYWGAPIPMMTLEDGSQRPVPDDQLPVLLPENVEMTGVQSPIKADPEWAKTTFEGQPATRETDTFDTFMESSWYYARFCSPNYDKGMLDPAAANYWLPVDQYIGGIEHAILHLLYARFFHKLLRDVGLVTSSEPFKQLLTQGMVLAETYSRENAKGGTVWIPPTDVIAERDDKGQVTGYVHKDDGQPVHAGGVTKMSKSKNNGIDPQSIIDAHGADTVRLFMMFAAPPEQSLEWSDSGVEGAHRFLKRLWRLVNEQVTSAGTVAAIDVTALNDSQKNLRRKTHETIAKVSDDISRRLTFNTAIAAVMELLNEVSKLSDSEPQARAVRQEALETAVMMLSPIVPHVCHSLWQALGHNEPVVDARWPVADESAMVRSEIQIVLQVNGKVRSKIDVPADISKADLEQLALQNDNVVRFTEGNTVRKVIVVPGKLVNVVAN, encoded by the coding sequence ATGGACGAGCAATACAATCCCCGTGACGTAGAACAGACCGCCCGCGACTTCTGGGCTGATAACAACACGTTTACGGTGAAGGAAGAACCGGGCAAACCAAAGTACTACTGCCTGTCCATGTTCCCCTACCCCAGCGGCAAGCTGCACATGGGCCACGTTCGCAACTACACCATCGGCGACGTAATCTCCCGCTACCAGCGCATGCTGGGGAAAAACGTCATGCAGCCTATGGGCTGGGACGCCTTTGGCCTGCCTGCGGAAAACGCCGCCATTGCCAACAAGACTGCGCCCGCCAAGTGGACTTATTCCAATATTGAATACATGAAGAACCAGCTCAAACAGCTGGGCTTCGGCTACGACTGGAGCCGCGAGCTGGCCACCTGCAAGCCGGATTACTACCGCTGGGAACAGTGGTTCTTTGCCCGTCTGTATGAAAAAGGCCTGGTGTACAAAAAGATGTCCACCGTGAACTGGGACCCGGTCGACCAGACCGTGCTGGCTAACGAGCAAGTTGTTGATGGTCGCGGCTGGCGCTCCGGCGCGCTGGTGGAAAAGAAAGCCATACCCCAGTGGTTTATCCGCATTACCGATTATGCCGAACAACTGTTGGACGACATGGACGATATGGATGGCTGGCCGGAACAGGTCAAGACCATGCAGCGCAACTGGATTGGCAAATCCGTGGGTACCGAACTCACCTTCCCGCTGAAAAACAGCGAAGACGGCTTGACGGTTTATACCACCCGCCCGGACACCCTGATGGGCGTCACTTACATGGCAATCGCTGCAGAACATCCATTAGCCAAAGCGTCTGCCGGGCGCCATCCAGGCGTTGCCCGTTTTGTAGATGAGTGCCGCAACAGCAAAACCGCGGAAGCCGACATGGCGACCATGGAGAAAAAAGGCATCGATACCGGTTTCAAAGTCGTGCACCCGCTGACCCAGGAAGATATTCCGGTGTGGATCGCCAACTTTGTACTGACCGACTACGGCACCGGCGCTCTGATGGCCGTTCCCGGCCACGATGAGCGCGACCACGAATTCGCCTTGAAGTACCGCCTGCCGATCAAACAGGTGATCTCCGCCAGCGACAAACCTGATATAGACGTGCAAGAAAAAGCCTTCACTGAAAAAGGCGTTTTGGTGTCGTCTGGCAAATACAGTGGCATGACCAGCGATGAAGCCTTCGAGTCCATCGCCGACCATCTGGAACACAAAGGTATTGGCAGACGCACCATAAACTATCGCCTGCGCGACTGGGGCGTATCGCGCCAGCGCTACTGGGGCGCGCCAATTCCGATGATGACTCTGGAAGACGGCAGCCAACGCCCGGTTCCAGACGACCAGCTTCCGGTATTGTTGCCCGAAAACGTCGAAATGACCGGCGTACAGTCCCCGATTAAAGCAGACCCAGAGTGGGCCAAAACTACTTTTGAGGGCCAACCTGCCACCCGCGAAACCGACACCTTTGACACGTTCATGGAGTCGTCCTGGTACTACGCGCGCTTCTGCAGCCCCAACTACGACAAAGGAATGCTAGACCCGGCCGCCGCCAATTACTGGCTGCCGGTAGACCAATACATCGGCGGCATTGAACACGCCATATTGCACCTGTTGTATGCCCGCTTCTTCCATAAGCTGCTGCGCGACGTAGGCCTGGTCACCAGCTCCGAGCCATTCAAGCAACTGCTAACCCAAGGCATGGTGCTGGCAGAAACCTATTCCCGCGAAAACGCCAAAGGCGGCACAGTTTGGATTCCACCCACCGACGTGATCGCCGAGCGCGATGACAAAGGCCAGGTAACCGGCTACGTCCATAAAGACGACGGCCAACCGGTGCATGCCGGTGGCGTTACCAAGATGTCAAAGTCGAAAAACAACGGCATTGACCCGCAATCGATCATCGACGCCCACGGCGCCGATACCGTGCGCTTGTTTATGATGTTTGCGGCACCCCCCGAGCAGTCGCTGGAGTGGTCAGACAGCGGTGTTGAAGGCGCCCACCGCTTCCTTAAGCGCCTGTGGCGCCTGGTGAATGAGCAAGTGACCAGCGCCGGCACAGTGGCTGCTATAGACGTCACAGCGCTGAATGACAGTCAGAAGAACCTGCGCCGCAAAACTCACGAAACCATTGCCAAGGTCAGTGACGACATCAGCCGCCGGCTGACGTTCAATACCGCCATTGCCGCGGTGATGGAGCTGCTGAACGAAGTCAGCAAGCTCAGCGACAGCGAGCCCCAGGCCCGCGCCGTACGCCAGGAAGCCCTGGAAACCGCAGTGATGATGCTGTCGCCAATTGTGCCCCACGTGTGCCACAGTCTGTGGCAAGCGCTGGGCCACAACGAGCCGGTGGTCGATGCACGCTGGCCGGTGGCAGACGAAAGCGCCATGGTGCGCAGTGAAATCCAGATTGTACTGCAGGTGAACGGTAAAGTGCGCTCCAAGATAGACGTGCCGGCAGACATCAGCAAAGCCGACCTGGAACAGCTGGCCCTGCAAAACGACAACGTGGTGCGCTTCACCGAAGGCAATACCGTGCGCAAGGTGATTGTTGTTCCCGGCAAACTGGTTAACGTGGTGGCGAACTGA
- the ybeY gene encoding rRNA maturation RNase YbeY: MNTVTLDLQLASDAANIPSENRLRQWSQLAWQGDEPTEVTIRIVDESEMHALNFQYRGKDKPTNVLSFPFEAPAGIHIPLAGDLVICAPIVAQEAREQYKDTHAHWAHMIIHGMLHLQSYDHIDDNEAEEMEGLEIRLLAQIGITNPYDHAEVTEKDS; this comes from the coding sequence GTGAACACCGTCACACTGGACTTGCAGTTAGCCAGCGACGCGGCGAACATCCCGTCGGAAAACCGATTGCGGCAGTGGTCGCAGTTGGCCTGGCAGGGCGATGAGCCAACCGAAGTCACCATTCGTATCGTTGACGAATCTGAAATGCATGCCTTGAATTTCCAGTACCGCGGAAAAGACAAACCGACGAACGTCCTGTCCTTTCCATTTGAGGCGCCCGCCGGTATACACATTCCATTAGCGGGTGATCTGGTTATTTGCGCTCCAATAGTTGCACAAGAAGCCCGGGAACAGTACAAAGACACTCACGCCCATTGGGCGCACATGATTATTCATGGCATGCTGCATCTGCAGAGCTACGACCACATTGACGATAACGAGGCAGAGGAAATGGAAGGCCTCGAAATACGTCTGCTGGCGCAGATCGGCATTACCAATCCTTACGACCACGCAGAGGTAACCGAAAAAGACTCATGA
- a CDS encoding LPS-assembly lipoprotein LptE, translating into MTQRQPASQRTPALARSVLLTIGLLATASGCGFQLRGAAPVSAALQPLALQCTRDVPIDLCQSVRQQLTLGDVDVREANAADYILAIGQYTEDRRASAITINAGAAEYTLRQSVSINLISRDNVPLIADTRLNASESYRYDETNVLAKQREEKTLQKQLQERLAQQIIFRLAPLTQARIDALREQYQEATGNSVESPEAVTEPAAKAPIPAP; encoded by the coding sequence ATGACCCAACGGCAGCCTGCATCACAACGGACACCAGCTTTGGCGCGAAGCGTTCTTCTAACCATTGGTCTGTTGGCAACCGCCAGCGGCTGCGGTTTTCAGCTTCGTGGTGCGGCGCCGGTTTCTGCTGCGCTACAGCCACTGGCTTTGCAGTGCACCCGTGATGTACCGATAGACCTGTGTCAGTCAGTTCGTCAGCAGTTGACTCTGGGCGACGTGGATGTTCGTGAAGCCAACGCCGCCGATTATATACTCGCAATCGGCCAGTACACCGAAGACCGCCGAGCCAGTGCTATTACGATTAACGCAGGTGCGGCCGAATACACCCTGCGCCAGTCGGTCAGCATCAACCTGATCAGTCGCGACAACGTGCCCTTGATTGCAGACACCCGCCTGAATGCCAGTGAAAGCTATCGCTATGATGAAACCAACGTGCTGGCCAAGCAGCGCGAAGAAAAGACGTTGCAAAAACAGCTGCAGGAGCGACTTGCCCAGCAAATTATTTTCCGTCTGGCACCCCTGACCCAAGCGCGTATTGATGCCCTTCGTGAACAATATCAGGAGGCTACTGGCAACTCTGTGGAAAGCCCCGAAGCGGTAACAGAACCGGCAGCCAAGGCACCGATTCCAGCCCCATGA
- a CDS encoding HlyC/CorC family transporter, protein MSDDHSSHSQGSSNKSWLERISQAFSSGPESVEDVLEILRDAEAQEIIDTDAMSIIEGAMQVLDMRVEEIMIPRSQMITVKANQDPREFLGEIISSAHSRFPVIGDNPDDVIGVLLAKDLLPLAMDGELDWNHIREILRPPNFVPESKRLNQLLKEFKENRNHMAMVVDEYGGTAGLVTIEDVLEQIVGEIEDEHDFDEETHIKAHGDDSWAVKAVTPIDDFNEAFSASFDEEEFDTIGGLVLKEFGHLPRRGETVEFGGLRFTIANADNRVIRLLQVTRSEL, encoded by the coding sequence ATGAGCGATGATCACTCGAGTCACAGCCAGGGTAGCAGTAACAAATCTTGGCTGGAGCGTATATCACAGGCCTTTTCCAGCGGGCCAGAATCTGTAGAAGACGTGCTGGAAATTCTGCGCGATGCCGAAGCCCAGGAAATCATCGACACCGATGCCATGAGCATCATCGAAGGTGCGATGCAGGTTCTGGACATGCGCGTTGAAGAAATCATGATTCCTCGCTCGCAAATGATTACGGTGAAGGCGAACCAGGACCCCCGTGAATTCCTTGGTGAAATCATCTCCTCCGCCCACAGTCGTTTTCCGGTGATTGGCGACAACCCGGATGACGTCATTGGCGTGCTGCTGGCCAAAGACCTGTTGCCACTGGCGATGGATGGCGAGCTGGACTGGAATCATATCCGCGAAATTCTGCGACCACCCAACTTTGTGCCCGAGAGCAAGCGCTTAAACCAGCTACTCAAGGAATTTAAAGAAAATCGGAACCATATGGCGATGGTGGTTGACGAATACGGCGGTACCGCCGGTCTGGTCACCATCGAAGACGTGTTGGAGCAGATTGTGGGCGAAATCGAAGACGAGCACGATTTCGACGAAGAAACCCACATCAAAGCCCACGGCGATGACAGCTGGGCGGTAAAAGCCGTGACCCCTATTGATGACTTCAATGAAGCCTTCAGCGCCAGTTTTGACGAAGAAGAATTCGACACCATTGGCGGCCTGGTTCTCAAGGAATTCGGACACCTGCCAAGACGCGGTGAAACGGTTGAATTCGGTGGCTTGCGCTTCACTATTGCCAACGCCGACAACCGCGTTATTCGCTTATTACAGGTTACTCGCAGTGAGTTGTAG
- the lnt gene encoding apolipoprotein N-acyltransferase has protein sequence MNNTSNQHPASIPSAVTRSLSANRWLGAALLLIAGGLQTLTFAPYYLWWLGPVSILLILLVCVPLASSRLFRAGWLTGLGLFASGASWVYVSISQYGNTSQWIAIVLTALFVAGLALFHGLAFWFWGKLARSSAVRRLLLFPAIWLLGDWLRGWVLTGFPWLYLGTAHTDGPLAGLAPLGGVHLVTLAIITTAVAAYGALWLILQTRHTFAASVVVAGLFPWLIAPALNRTDWTTLAQEPTSVAAMQGNIPQQIKWDPEFLKDQIVAYLGMTEDHWNTDIILWPETAIPIPQDKAGKIIDHINERLGENSTLITGIPWYGFSERSEGFTYHNSITALGAGEGIYHKQKLVPFGEYVPLEKYLRGLIGFFDLPMSSFTPGPKNQSALNANGLRVMPFICYEVAYPDFLARNALNADLLLTISNDGWFGDSIGPLQHLQLARMRALETGRYMLRGTNNGVTAIINNKGQITERIPQFERAVMTGQIYGASGSTPYMVTSSWPVLTFALILIVFVRERVIPKL, from the coding sequence GTGAATAACACGAGCAACCAACACCCCGCCAGCATTCCCTCTGCCGTCACCCGCTCCCTGTCAGCCAACCGCTGGCTAGGAGCCGCGCTGCTGTTGATTGCCGGCGGACTGCAAACCCTGACCTTTGCGCCCTACTATTTATGGTGGCTGGGTCCTGTTTCCATATTGCTGATTCTGTTGGTGTGCGTGCCTCTGGCTTCCAGCCGGCTGTTCCGCGCCGGTTGGCTTACCGGCCTGGGGCTGTTCGCCAGCGGCGCCAGCTGGGTATACGTCAGCATCAGCCAGTACGGCAACACCAGTCAGTGGATCGCCATTGTGCTGACCGCACTGTTTGTGGCTGGCCTGGCTCTGTTTCATGGCCTGGCATTCTGGTTCTGGGGCAAGCTCGCGCGCTCCAGCGCAGTGCGCCGGCTGTTGTTATTCCCGGCTATATGGCTTTTGGGCGACTGGCTACGGGGCTGGGTACTCACGGGCTTTCCCTGGCTGTATTTGGGCACCGCACACACCGACGGCCCGCTGGCCGGGTTAGCGCCCCTAGGCGGAGTGCATCTGGTTACTCTCGCCATAATAACGACCGCCGTTGCCGCCTATGGCGCGCTCTGGCTGATACTACAAACGCGGCACACTTTTGCTGCTTCCGTGGTGGTCGCAGGGCTATTCCCCTGGCTGATCGCCCCTGCCCTGAATCGCACAGACTGGACGACTCTGGCGCAAGAGCCCACATCAGTGGCCGCCATGCAGGGCAATATTCCCCAGCAGATCAAGTGGGATCCGGAGTTTTTGAAAGACCAGATTGTGGCGTATCTGGGCATGACCGAAGACCACTGGAACACCGACATTATTCTTTGGCCGGAAACCGCCATTCCTATCCCCCAGGATAAAGCCGGCAAGATCATTGACCATATCAACGAACGTCTGGGCGAGAACAGCACACTGATTACAGGCATACCCTGGTACGGCTTCAGTGAGCGATCGGAAGGCTTTACCTACCACAACAGCATTACCGCACTGGGCGCCGGCGAAGGCATTTATCACAAGCAGAAACTGGTGCCATTTGGTGAGTACGTGCCGCTAGAAAAATATCTGCGGGGACTGATCGGTTTTTTTGATTTGCCCATGTCTAGCTTCACGCCAGGTCCGAAAAACCAATCGGCTCTGAATGCGAATGGGCTGCGGGTAATGCCGTTTATTTGCTACGAAGTAGCCTATCCGGATTTTTTGGCACGTAACGCGTTGAACGCGGATCTGCTGCTAACCATCAGCAATGACGGTTGGTTTGGTGATTCCATCGGGCCGTTGCAGCACCTGCAACTGGCCCGAATGCGGGCTTTGGAAACCGGACGCTACATGCTGCGCGGCACCAATAACGGCGTAACCGCGATCATCAACAATAAAGGCCAGATAACCGAACGCATTCCGCAGTTCGAACGTGCCGTTATGACCGGCCAGATTTATGGCGCCAGCGGCAGCACGCCTTATATGGTGACGTCATCTTGGCCGGTACTGACGTTTGCGCTTATCTTAATTGTATTTGTCCGCGAGCGGGTTATACCGAAGCTCTAA